From a single Drosophila sulfurigaster albostrigata strain 15112-1811.04 chromosome 3, ASM2355843v2, whole genome shotgun sequence genomic region:
- the LOC133843350 gene encoding larval cuticle protein 65Ag1 — MKCAIAIVFAAMLSVILAAPLDDSANAQILRQESDVQPNGYKFSWETTDGQKHDEEGTLTNPGAENESIAVRGSYSFTADDGQVYTVNYIADENGFQPQGAHLPNASN, encoded by the exons ATGAAGTGCGCAATTGCTATCGTTTTCGCTGCCATGCTCTCTGTGATCCTTGCTGCCCCATTGGACGACAGTGCCAATGCGCAAATCCTTCGTCAGGAATCCGATGTCCAGCCCAATGGCTACAAGTTCTC GTGGGAGACAACCGATGGCCAGAAGCACGATGAGGAGGGAACTCTGACCAACCCTGGTGCTGAGAACGAATCGATCGCTGTCCGTGGCTCATACTCCTTCACCGCTGATGACGGTCAGGTCTACACTGTCAACTACATTGCCGATGAGAATGGCTTCCAGCCACAGGGTGCTCATTTGCCCAATGCATCgaactaa